The DNA region AATCATATACCTTCTATTCAGAAAACCTCACGAGGAAgaatctataatatatatatattgtttttttctttttaaacaaaatatttaaataatacgtAAATTATGGACACAAGAGAAGCGGAGGAGGGAGGGCCCGATGGCGTAACTGCGAATTAGTGTAAGTCTTAGATTTGGCTATGtcttagaaaaagaaaaaaagaaacggattTGCACCCAAACAATCATCTCAGATTATTTCAGGATATCgctaaacaatttttaattcttgttACATACTGTCCaccttcaaaaaaaaaaaaaaaaaagaccttGTAGATTTTGTATTACACTGATTCTCAACTTATGAGCTATTGCCTATCACATTCAACAGATGTTTACGTTTGGAATATGACTTTCTTAAAGAGACTTTGGCATTCGTTAATGTTTTTTactgtttcaagtttttctttaaaaCACTCAATTAATATCGGCTTCTCCAACAAAATTaacatcaattttctgacCAAATTTATCTAGAAGGGTTATTAGAACAAACGTGAACACAACGTAAACACCGAaacaaaaaccatttttttgtaattttggtATACCTTGAAAGGAGTTAAGTTTCCAAAATATCAGTGTTTTGCCTCATTACGGGTTACTGAACTTCAAACAACCACAGAGTCAcgaaatgacaatttttctaaaaattcattgtCGCGTTAACATTACGAATCTCAATCTCAACTATGCATCACGTGAAATTCTCAATACTTTCAggtttctttcaaaattctagTCAATCCTGAAGTAGAACAAAATTTACATGTCAAAAACATTAGTATTTAGCGTATTACGATGTCGAATAGTAATTAGCAGAAATGTAACTGTAACTGTTTTGTGGTTTCTCTAGGTATACGCAGATTGTAGTGTCTCAATTACGAAAAGCAGCCAATTATTACTGCTAACGAAATAATACGTTTCATGCAACGCCAGACGGCAGTTCAAGAGAACCGTTGACAACAAATTCAacacaatgaaaaatgtttgttgaAAGTGCActgtcgtaatttttttcccgaaTGTCTGCCATTAAACTTCCAGGTTGTATAACCAGAATAGTATAATTACTGCAAGTCACATTTGCTGCATCTGCCACTTTGGTATGTATGGACATTGGATACGCATGTACAGTAGAATCTCGATTATCCCAATCAATTGGGACCAGACCTAAATCGAATTAGCAAAAGTTTGGATAATGGAACTCTCATGATAGATGAATTGATACTGCATGATAAAGAATATTCAAAACATATCtctcatatatttttatatcgtttTCACACATATAACGTGCAGCTTCAACATACGACACATCATTCTAACTATCTTTACAggtaaattaaaatatcgttaattgtaaaatatgatTGTGAACGGTTCTTctcacatatatttttttaaacagcatgttcgtttatttaaaaatcttgGCCCTTATTTTGGAGAATAGAATGTTTAACTCAAACAAGATAGTTCGGATAAGGGAGGTGCGGCTAATCGAGATTCTCCTGTACTTGCAGATGCTTGCTGAAAAGTGCCGGATGGTATGCATTAGAATCGTTACCATAATCTGTGTAATTATGTGCTCATGCCGGAAATGACAGAACTAAGAGACACGAATCTTCATTGCTCAAATTATCTGATGCTGAAAATCAACGTGTGTTTTATGCCTACAATTCcacaaaactgttttttcattttaagaaaaatttatcaccatCCGTCTTGGCTCTAACTATGTATCGAATGAATCGTACAAgataaaaaagcaaaacaCATGGTGGTATTGTATTCGTCAGCAAAAGCATAAATGGTCACAAACACAcgtatttttcatcttattgttGATGTATAAAGACACGTACTCGTATAGAAATATTTCCACTAGCTAGAATATCACAGAGTATGAGCGTAATATGTTTGACTAAAAAACATGCAAGCATGACTAAAGAAGTTACGTGGATCTTgaactttcaaaaaatccattttttcttcaatttttcttatattgtaataatgaaattattttaatcaaactTAAGGTATACGagaaaacaatatttgaactttatttcgtaaaatttttatcccgaTATGTCGTAAATTCAGTTGTTCTGAACTGGTTTTCAGAGACCCAGAATTTCCACGGTAGACACGATAACTCTAGCTAGCttcatctgaaatcaaaaaatcaaatatttgctGTTAGTAGACTAGTATAGCTAATGAAGGaacgaaggattttttttttaattgtaatttaaattttttggcaGAGCTTTTTGCAAAAAAGTATGATTTTCGGTACACTTTCCACCAGGTAATGCCTTGTAAAATAAGttgtgataaaagaaaaaaaaaatccttcgttCATTCAGTAGCTATACTCACCTACTAATAGAAGatatttagttttttgatGTCGGATGAAGCTGGCAGGAGTTATTGCGTCTACCCCGGAAACACTGCGTTTCCAAAAACTAGTTCGGAAcaactgaattttcaacatttttggatagaaatttcacaaaatgtagttcaaatattgttttctCATATACCTTAAgtttgttcaaaataattattttattttattgaaaaaaaatgcagaaacAATGGATTTTTGGAAAGTTTAAAACTCACGTAACCCCCTAATGGGTAATGCAATGCAAATGGTTGATCAAGAGACTCATTAAGTCTGATTTCAAATACATTCAACAAAgaaccaaaagaaaaaacttgcgCGCAAGCCAATaccttttttttactgtgaagAGAAGCCTATGGCCTGtatggcaaaaaaattattccatttGTAAAAGATGTAAGATTTAAATAGTGACCAAATAGTAATTATTAGTTTTCGCACAAGCAACTCGCTTAAATACTACGCTGACACGAGTAATATAATGAAAACTTGGGAGCCTTTTGCCGTACCAATCTTGTTTTTGGTATAATGTGGAAAGTGGTTTTATGATATCGAATCTAATTTTGGCGCTCAACTTCAAATGTATTCAGCAAGcaatggtgaaaatattccaatttaAAAACTATATTGTAGCAAGTTCAACGGTTTACTCGCACTGAAGTTATGATCGAGCTCGTTGACCTATAGCCAAGTTCAACTAGctccaaaattttcattttgtccttaattttttatttttcatgttgattttttatattgactgaagaatatatttcttattattgCGTAGTAGTTACATACctgacagtgaaaattttgatttaaatattttttgtaagtaAAGGTATTGTTGCTGATACTCATTTGAATGTACATTGTCATTTTGGTGGTTTCTATGTtgtaaagtaaatttttgttgatGCTTTTCACTTTAATGTACTTGGCGCAAGAGTTATACACCTGAGGTGCTTTTTCGGGATACCTGTTGACGATGCATCTTTGGATTCTGCGGATCGCACTTTAATTTACCTTCATTTGTTCGGCGTTTGATCTGCACTGTTATCAACACGGATCATCTGGCACTCGAAGAACTGCCATTTGTCACCATCCACGGACCACGGCCACGGCCACCATCCGCATTACGATAAGGTGGAACACACACGCCTTGAATGATGGAAATTTACTACTCCGTGTTGTCAACTCAACCTAAACGTGATCTGGCATGGGATGTGCAAATCATAGATTCAAGACGTGAGACAGTAACAGACTCATAAAACAGACTGAACGCTCCTATAAGAAGCACTGCAGCCGTTGactgaaaatgtataaaatgtataagaTTGAAAACTGCTAGCCTAGGGACCTTCCGCAGATATGACTAGCCTGCCTTCCGCATGGAACAGTGTAACACCCGATCCACCCACTATATTTATCTCCTTGCAACATTTATCTCCTTTCTATTTCATAGCCCCGACTAACCGCGCGTAACTTCAGTACGAGAATCTTGCGATAAACCGAAAGTTACTATACTATAACAATTAGTTATTTGTATTACCTGTATCACTAATTGAGAAGCTGTGAAGTAGTGAGATCCTCTGTACAGAATTTTTAGTATCACCACaattatattgttacaaagggtgaaaTGACCCGCTCTACCCCCCTTTTGTAATGATCTAGTAGCCAGCATCTTGGAACCCTTAgatgttaaaaaaagaataaggtTGCTGTGTAGACAGATATTGTTGTAAAACGCAGTCTTGTTTCGGACTCTAACTGAAGCACACGAATATTTCTCATTAAAAGCctttttctcaacattttCTTGCGTTTGTGTCGCCTTTGATTTCTAGCCATTAGACTCACGAACTCTAAAATACCTTACGAAACGCACCAACGTTTCAATATCTAACCCATTCTAGTATCATTCACACTGATCTATATATTAGAATCATCTGAAAACCCGAAAGGAGGTTTTCTGAGACTAACGCCGCATTATAAGCAACTCCACTTGACACAGAGTAGTTCTGCAGGTAACGACACCGTAGACACGACCAGCATCTATACCCGcgagtattatacatacattgaatgcttatattataattatatatacatccatgaatatttcttttctatattataatactgaaatattaataaccaATTGTATATCTATTATACCCATGTAAAAAGAGAAATCAACAGCCGGAATCTGAACTCTTGTTGCACGGTTGAAAAAGTGGGAAACAGCGTCAGCCGCGGAAAGCAATAAGGCAGGCGGGGAAGTACACTTGTGAAGTTAAATTTATCCCCCGCCAAGTCATTGATTAAAGTGAGAGGTCAGGCTCCCGCTGTTGCTTCTTTTTAATTAAGGCTTCAGCTTGGTGTATGGACTGCGCAGTCTATTTCTATAAGGCTATTGTATACAGCGTTCTGTATTTTTAAGACAGCTTTCATACGAACGGTATGAAACGGGGTAAAACGCGCCCGCTTAAGATGTAGATCTTGCGCGTTATTTTTGGCGACGCCAGTCACTATCAACTAGAAATTGGGATTTCCTCCCAAATATCGATGTCCGATAGTGCTATCAGCAATCTCTTATCTATTTCGCGCTACCGAGTTTGTGACTAGCTCTTCCCTGCGTTCCGAAACTAGCTGGCATTGTTCAGAGTCCCTAGAACAGAGGCAAAGCTACCCATGAATTAGGCAGTTCAAAAGAGATAAGAGATCGTCGACAGAATTCGGAACgtatttcggaacgcacccaaTGTTGTAGGAAGGATGGCTTTACTTAAATATActtaaaatattaatacttaaaatatttatccttGTTTTCTAACCGAGTGTATACTTTTTGTTACTATTCAGAAAGGCAGTTTCGGCTGATTAATGATACCAAGCTGAATTATCTTTGTATCTATCGGCGGGTTTGACGTTTAGTGGTATGTTGAACAGGTTATACTTATTCAGTTTTAGCGGGAAAAGTTAATCGTACGCTGTTGCACACTCATGTCGTGAAACTTCAGTCTGTAGCAGCTGATTTGCAATTTGTACCTGTGTAATACTCTGAATCTATTTATCTTTTTCAAGTGGAAAATGGACTATGTAAGGAGAATATCACGAATCAAACCTGAGGTGTCCAGCCTCAAGGAAACCTATCCACATGATCTACAATTATACTGTACACCACCTTCTGGTGATATTAGCTTGGCTGAGTTTCAAGAACTAGCACTCGAAAGATTGAAAGGTAATTATGAAGTTTTGAGCAGAGTCGCATGCACTCTGAGAatcttataaatttattcggCTCAATGAGACTATAACTTGGTAAAAACAAATTACCCAGATGTTTCACGTAATGCTATGCTAAAGTTGGTATTTCGGTTAAGGCTCAGGTTGacatgataatattatttgtcGCTGCAGGCAAAATATTAAGTGCTGAGGCGAATGTTATATCTGTTGCAGTTCTGCGGATAGTTGAGTCTGTATATGTCCAAACTGAAATAGAGCCAGATAAGCGTCTATCAACAGTATTGAGTGAATTGAGAGATGACAATAGTTTGTCATACTACATTAAACTTCTGCAGGGGACTGGATGCAGTACTCACAGTGAATCGGATTTGAAAGCGAGAAGAAAGGATCATATTTCCCACTTCATATTACAGCTGGCATACTGTTCAAGtgatgagttgaaaaaatggtTCATCAGTAGAGAAATTGAACTATTCAAGTTACGATACAGTAGCTTAAATTCTGAGGGTCTACAGCAATTcctaaaaataagtaatatgaATTTCGTGCCTGTAAGTATAGTCTGATTTCATACCTAGTTCCATTTATCAAAGCTTAAAAGTTCGATAATAGTTCTctgatgtatttatttttgaaatttttaatattcctcCTAGTATTatgttctttttcatttttaaaataacaGTCACTTATCGAAATGACTTTACTTTTAATTAGATATCGCAGAATGAGAAAGAAGCAATCAAAGAATACCTCACTCAATCAACATTTGGATACTCAGATACTTACATAGAGGTTCACGATTTTTATAAAGTATCATTTTGCAAGGTGACCGATTTAGTCAGAAATAGAAGAGTTTACGTCCACTCTGGCTTTGCTTATATTCCAGACAAAGAGCTCATATCCGTATTTGTAACAATTTTGAGAATGCAGCTGGCTTCAGCATTGGCAGTAAGTACGAAAGTATGAAAATGCTATGTGCACcacaattatttaaataacagtatgaatatttttctgtttagtACACCAAACGCGGAATGCCAATTTTAAACACAGATGATAGACTTTTCACTTTATTGAACAGCCTTCACAATACTTATACTGGTGACGACTTTACCATTTCAGATGGTGCAGCTGTTCCCATTGAAAGTTTAGATGcggtaagaatattttttgcacatacctacatacaacTAATGACAAGTATAGTACTTGGCTGCGTAACCTTCGAATAATATATTCACAAAGATATTTGCAATGAAAATGGTGTACGGTTAACAGTCAAATAATTGGAAAACATGTTTCTCAGCTTTCAAAGTCCTCATACCCGCTATGTATGAGATTCATGCACGACGCACTGAGGGCGAAACATCATTTGAAGCATGATGGTCGACAGCAGTACGGGCTATTCCTCAAAGGAATTGGTGTGTTATACGATGACGCAGTTCGTTTCTGGCGTGAagaattttgtcaaaaaatggAACCTGAGAAATTCGAAAAGAACCacttatacaatataaaacaCAACTACGGGAAGGCGGGAAAACGTACAAATTACACCCCTTACGGTTGTCTGAAAATCATCCAGTCTAATGTTGGCCCTGAACAAATCCATGGTTGCGCATTCAAAGAGACAGACATAAAGATTCTCAAGCAAAAAATGTTGAGCTATGGTCTAAATTCTACTGGTATGGTAACTAATTCTTTTTAGCATTTGATTCTGACTTGTACTTTACAGTTTCGGTAAATAGTATCATGTAGCATCGTGATCTAATTTTCCAGCTATCCACAATATCGTAGGATACGTTGAAAGTGGCCATTATCAAATAGCTTGTGGAAAGTATTTTGAGGCTGTGCACAAATGCCCACCACCACACGCGGTAGTACATCCAAACGTCTACTTTAGAGACAGCCAAAGTGTACTGACAAATGGAAACTCGTCAATCGGGACAGGTTGGTGTAGCGAAAAATCATGTTTATAATTTCTTGAGCCAGATGTTGTGTTCAATtcccaaaaattatttttttttattcctttttattcttctctttcaGGACAGTCAATGAATGGTGAAAAGAACGAAGGGAAACAAACGAAACCTGACCCAGTGATGGATGATGCAGATGACATGGATATTGTGCTTAGCACAGCCATATTATAATCATTCATCGATGTTTCTTATATCAAAACTAACACACTTATAATTACTTTTTCACAACAAACATAAATAGGCATCTTTGAAAACTTATACCACCTTTCCAAAAAGTTCAACCAGTGTAACAGAGTTTCTGTTTTTCATACCGCTGTTGCAGTGTATGACTCGAACACAAGGGCAGTTACACTAATGAAGACTTTCAAATTTGAGTACTGGATTGGTTATACGTAGCTATTCACTTGTTGCTGGGTATTTTTAAGTAGTAAATTTTCGTTCACGTCTCTGATCATGGCAGCAACGAGGCCCTCCATACCGTATTTGTGTTTCCATCCCCAATCGCGTCGTGCCTCGCTGTCGTCAAAGACTTGGGGCCAGGCATCGGCTAAAACATGATGTAGCATTCGTCATAAATATTTTGCTTTCGCATCAACTCCATTAAAACATCCCAAGGGTAATTCACTCAGGGCAGTAATAAATTTAACTGTTGGAAATGCAAGAAATTGTGAATCATAAAAACTTTAATGACTTGAGTATTCCTTGAGATAACGAGGATTCAATCGAGATAGCTGAAATTATTGCGAATCGCTTGAAATCACGATGGCGCTGAAGAAATCGCGCGACAAGCGttcaaaaaatagaaatcatTATAATTAGCCTTGCGGTAAACGCCAAATGATTTTAATTCATTAACATTCTATTGGCTCCATCTTTAGGCATGTGCTTTTGCTGATTTCGAATTTATCAAATGATTTCCGATGATCTCCCAGCGTTCTAGATGATTGATTGCGATATCATTTGATTCCATCCGAATCGAAAATCACTGACAATCGCCTAAACGCTCGGAAATCAAGGGTCTATtggaaatcaatgaaaatgaCTTGTTACACTGGGAATCTACGAAAATCACAAGGTAGATAAGGTAGAAACCGGTAAAAATCATTTTGGCTCATTGTTAATGATTTGGAATGATTCATTTGATTTCCGATTGAATGGCCCCTAGACATGTCCTATGAAACTTTGAAACGTGTCCTTTGATCATGGAAGGATTTTTCCTTGTCTAACTTACCGATGAGCTGCCGACTGTCTGGCTTATAGGTGATCTGTAAATCAGGAATGTAATTCTTTATCTCTGCGAAGAGTTCTTCCGGAGTAAAGCTCATTGCAGTCACATTATAAACTCGTCTGCCTAAGGCTTCGTTTGGTGCGTTTAAGAACTGAAAGAGTGCATTGAGACAGTCCTCGATGTACATCATAGGCATCCTTGTGTGGGGTTCAAGATAACATTCGTACTTTCCGTGACGCATACCCTCGTGAAAGACCGATATTGCATAATCTGAAAATATCGCAACAGTCAaatcttcaattattatcggAGATCGTCGTATTAAATTACTTTCTGCTTGTAAATTGATGCTTATTCATCACGTCGCGATGGGATTCTTCGACCTatatttattcagattttccGCTCAAATCCCCAACGCATTATACCTCATTAGAGTATAACCGCATAGTTTACTTGTACGCGGTCTAGTTGCTAAGAAAAGGACCGTCAAGTTGCTGCTATACAACGGAATAAAAGCACTATTATGTATTTTACAACGAATTATTGTAAATCATAGATGAGCACTTGATTATCTATGTGCCTACCCATTACTATACGGATGAATTCTAATTTGTACTGTTACTGTATACAGGTCATGCAAAATCGACGTCTTCTAAATGAAATTCTCAAATTGACTATAGTAATGCAGATTATTAAGTCTTGGAAAAGCAATGTTATTTACCTGTGGTGCCGCCGCTGGGAAGGTCGCTGCTGATTACGCCCGGGAACCTGAGACATCGGAAGTCAAGGCCAAACCTATGATGATAATATTCCCCAAGGAGTTCTGCGTGAACTTTGCTTACTCCGTAGATGGTTCGTGGACGCTGAATTGTAACGTTCGGTGTCGGGTTGCGCGGAGAATCCGGCCCAAAGGCGCCAATAGTTGAAGGAACGAATATCCGAAGGTTGTACTGTCTCGCTAGTTCGATGACATTGTGCATTCCTGCAGTAGAGcacaaaaaattgtaacgtTCTTATGAAATGATATCTTAATTGTTGTACTATAATGAGTAGCAGAAAATTAATCGGGTTATATTAGAGAAATATCATGCTGGGGCACATCCAAgctttccgattttttttgtaatggaCCTCTCACCTTCTATGTTAACTCTGACAGCCAAGGGTACGTTCTGCTCCCCAACGGCACTGAGAAGCGCGCTGAAATGTATAAGCCAGTCTATCCGATTATTaactattattttttgaagACCCTTGAAGTCAAGTATGTCGGCGAAAATAAAGGGCCCATTCCGTAGACCCTCGTCAGTGGGTTTGATGATGTCGGAAAGTATTACATTTTCACTTCCGTACTTGCTGCGCAAGAGTTTCGCACAGTCACTGCCGAGCTGACCTAATCCACCTAGAATATAAATTCCATGATTGAACACATTGGAGTGGTAGATACCAAAAACGCCGTGCTGAAGGTCATGTATCAGCACTTTATCTATTTTCGCTAAGCGATGGTTCGAATCAACTTACCAGTAATAAGAATCTTCGGTATTTTGTTATGGTTTTGGTAGCTTCCAATTTGCTTCAGCTTCGAGGTTGTACTGAAGCTCCTGAGGGCGATCTTGCGGGCTTGCAGGGTCAGCAATTGCCCAACGTACATTTTTTCCAAGATCTGAATACTACTAAAGATTAAAATATTGCATTAACCTTATAATGTGGGGGCGAGCCGGGCATAGTGGGCCCACTGTACAATCGAAtggcatttaaaaaaatgtcgatagcgtctgaaatgtatttttaagccaaagacaaaaaaaaattgttgtgtCAAAATTGCTCTAACATTATTCTTTTCATAAGGGGTTACATGGgtttggaaatttgaataaaaactttttttttaaattttttttttatc from Diprion similis isolate iyDipSimi1 chromosome 3, iyDipSimi1.1, whole genome shotgun sequence includes:
- the LOC124404892 gene encoding DNA primase large subunit-like, with the protein product MDYVRRISRIKPEVSSLKETYPHDLQLYCTPPSGDISLAEFQELALERLKVLRIVESVYVQTEIEPDKRLSTVLSELRDDNSLSYYIKLLQGTGCSTHSESDLKARRKDHISHFILQLAYCSSDELKKWFISREIELFKLRYSSLNSEGLQQFLKISNMNFVPISQNEKEAIKEYLTQSTFGYSDTYIEVHDFYKVSFCKVTDLVRNRRVYVHSGFAYIPDKELISVFVTILRMQLASALAYTKRGMPILNTDDRLFTLLNSLHNTYTGDDFTISDGAAVPIESLDALSKSSYPLCMRFMHDALRAKHHLKHDGRQQYGLFLKGIGVLYDDAVRFWREEFCQKMEPEKFEKNHLYNIKHNYGKAGKRTNYTPYGCLKIIQSNVGPEQIHGCAFKETDIKILKQKMLSYGLNSTAIHNIVGYVESGHYQIACGKYFEAVHKCPPPHAVVHPNVYFRDSQSVLTNGNSSIGTGQSMNGEKNEGKQTKPDPVMDDADDMDIVLSTAIL
- the LOC124404891 gene encoding L-threonine 3-dehydrogenase, mitochondrial yields the protein MYVGQLLTLQARKIALRSFSTTSKLKQIGSYQNHNKIPKILITGGLGQLGSDCAKLLRSKYGSENVILSDIIKPTDEGLRNGPFIFADILDFKGLQKIIVNNRIDWLIHFSALLSAVGEQNVPLAVRVNIEGMHNVIELARQYNLRIFVPSTIGAFGPDSPRNPTPNVTIQRPRTIYGVSKVHAELLGEYYHHRFGLDFRCLRFPGVISSDLPSGGTTDYAISVFHEGMRHGKYECYLEPHTRMPMMYIEDCLNALFQFLNAPNEALGRRVYNVTAMSFTPEELFAEIKNYIPDLQITYKPDSRQLIADAWPQVFDDSEARRDWGWKHKYGMEGLVAAMIRDVNENLLLKNTQQQVNSYV